The DNA window TGGGGTTTCTGTGAAGAATATGAGATATGTTTAGATATTCTGCCATATCCCTGATTTTTGGATTCTTAATACCCCTCATACGTGCACCAAATCCGATATTCTGTTCAACATTCATATGAGGGAATAACGAATAATTCTGATATACAAATCCTATATTGCGTTTTTCAGGTGGGAGACTATCGATATTATTTCCATTAAATGATATATATCCTTTTTCTGGCTGGTGAAAACCCGCTATAAGTTCCAGTACAAGTGTCTTCCCTGCTCCTGTGGGTCCAAGCAGTACAAAATATTCTCCATTCTGGATTGTTAGGTCGAGATTTTTTATTGAAAAATCGCCCCAATCTCTATTCAGATTTTTAATCTCTATCATATCTACGCCAGCCTGACGATATCATTCTAAGTATTACAAATATAGTTAATGTTACCAGAATCAGTAGAACTGCAATTGGTCTGGATTCAGAAAGCCCCATGGATGTGAAACGTTCATAAATCAGGGTTGGTCCCACCATCGGATAATAGGCAAGCATGATAACAGCTCCGAATTCACTAATTGCACGTGCCCAGCACATTATAGAGCCAGTAAGGAGATGGCGTGATGCAAGTGGGAATGTAACAAATAAAAACGCTTTCCATAGCGGAGCTCCCAGAGACCTTGCAGCATTTTCCAGTCGAGGGTCTACACTCTGGAATCCTTCACGGGCAGAATTCGTCAGGTAGGGTGCTGAAACAAACAGCATGGCTACCACTGTTCCTGCCATTGCATCTCTAAAACGAACAATTGATTCCAGAGGGTCACCGATTAGACCATTTGCTCCAAAGATTGTAAGAAGTGCTATACCTGCTACTGTATGGGGAACCACCACTGGTATATCAAGTATACTTTCAATAATTCGTTTCCCAGCAAAATCTTTTCTTGCAAGAAGATAAGCTGTAGGAACACCAAGTATAAAGGAAAGCAGTGTAGCAAGAAATCCAGAATACAATGAGAGGAATATCGCTTCCAGAACAGAACTATCCCTTACGGCTTCTATTAGACCCGAAAAATCCGTAACTATTTGCTGTAAAATCATATTCGAAAGTGTAATAAAAACAAAAAACAGCAAAATAGAAAGAGAAAGGAAAAATATTACCAGCATGGGATTTGTCTGTCCTAAACCGTTAAGTCTTGATTTTATTTCTGGCATATTTTCCCTTTTAAAAGATTTAGAAATATTCCATCAATTCTTCGGGTACTTTATTGATGGTGTTTGTCGACGCTGGAACAATAGGCGGTTGGCCATTGTTCTCGAGTACCTGCTGACCGTCTTCACTATGCAGGAGTTTTATAAATCCTACTGCATGTTCTTTCTGATTTACAGTATCTGGTATAGTAACACCATATACAATTGGTTTACCTTTTGAAATGTCACCATTTCCTCTTTCAACTTTTACCTTGCTGTACATGTCTTCATGCTTTACTGAGCTGAGGTCTATTTCAGAAGGTAATTCTACAAATTCAAATCCATGCTGTACAGCAACACTTCTGTAAATGTAGAAGTAATCGATCTCACCCATTTCAAGTGCCGATGAGAGTTCAGTTTCCATACTCCTCATCATAATCTTGTCACTGTTGGGGTTGATATTTTCTGAATTTGGAACATTTACAGTATATGTTCCATTACTGGAAGTTGTGTCCATTGCTGTATTTGAAGCCATTAAGTCATCGTAAATCTGTGAATCATTGTAGTAAATTTCAGCAAGTTGTGTGGTCATCTGTGAACGGTAACCGCAAGGGTCGTCATTCGGGTTGGAGAATCCAAAGGTTACATCAGACCTTCTTAAGATATCATACCAATTGTCATTGTTTATCTCATCACTGTATTTGCTGTCTTCTGTATAGGCAATGACCATCTGGTTCTTGGCAAATGCTGAATAGCAGTCTGTATATTCATTCATCATCATGTTGGGAATCAGACTGTAATCTGCAACTCCTACAACATCTGCCTGTTTACCGACTTCAGTAATTTTACGTACTGTAGCAACACTGCCGCCTGCTTCGCGCCTTACATCCACATTTGGATGACGCTTTTCATACATCTGTTCCAGTTCTTTAAATGGAATTGTTAAACTTCCAGCATGGAACACGTTAAGAACCACATCACCCTGCTGTTGTGATTCAGTTCCCTGATTATCTTGTGTAGTACTTTCTCCAGTATCACTCATGCACCCGATTCCTGCAAAAATAACAAGAATCATTGCAATTATACCTATTATCTTTAATATGTTGCTGTATTTCATAATAAACACCGTTATGTCCAAATAAACATAACCATATAAAAGGATTATGAATTATTAAAAATTGTGTTATCGGCAAATTATAAATATCCTTAAGACAGCATAGATTGCTATATATAAAATACAAATCTATATATCCATAATTCAAACAGAGGGATTATCATAGAATCACGGAAAGTCCAGCAAACAGGTGGTTCCACCTATATAATTTCACTTCCCAAAAAATGGGCTGAAAAAGTAAGAATAAAATCTGGCTCACAGGTTTTCCTCCAACAGCATCCAGACGGAACTCTTGTAATTGACCCTGTTTCGGAAAGCTCACCTGTCCAGAAAAAAGAACGGGATATTACTGGTAAAATGGGAGAAGTACTTACCAGAGATATTATTGCCGCATATCTTGCTGGTTTTGATATAATTGAACTCAAATCAAAACGTATATTAGCAGAACAAAAAAATGTTATTAGAGATGTATGCTACAAACTTATTGGACCAGAGATAATTGAGGAAACTTCTAAAAGTGTTATTATACAGGACCTTCTAAATCCGAATGAGGTATCAATTAAAAAAAGTGTCAAAAGAATGTTTTTAATTTCAAATTCCATGCATAAAGATGCCATACGCGCGCTCAAAACAAAAGATTCTGATCTGGCTATGGATGTGATTCACAGAGATGACGAAGTTGACCGTCTGTTTTTATTGATATCCAAACAATTCAGAGCAGTATTACGCGGAGCACAATTACCGGATACTGCAGAAACATCCATCGATGAATACCATGACTTTAGGATGACCGCATCACCACTGGAGCGTATTGCAGACCATGCACGTAAAATCGCCAAAGTTGCATATAACATGGATTTTTCAATAACACAGGATTCAATGGATTTGATAGAAAATGCAAGTGATACATCAAGAAAAATAGTTGAAAACAGCATCAATGCACTTTATGATTCAAATGTAGAACTTGCCAATCAGGTAATTGACCAAGGTGACCAGATGAGAGAACAGGTTACAAAAATCAATGAAACGCTTCTTAAACTCGATTCTCATGAAGCAATTGTTGCTCTTGGTACTGTAGCAGACAGTATCGACAGGATAGGTGATTACGGAGCCAACATCGCAGAAATATCCATAAACTCGGCAATGTCTAACGCTTTAAAAGAACAGGATTAATTCAAAGGTTTTTTAATAACCTACTAAACATTATATATTATAACACCATTATAATAAAAATAAAATATTATCTGGAAGTAAATAAGAAAATTAAAACAATTAATAATACTTGTTTATAAACCCCTACTGCTATTGGAGGATATATATGAGTCCAATAAAGTTATTCAAAAACAATTTTAGAGACTTTTTTAAGAAACTATTCAAGAAAAAAAAGAATGCACGTATAGGTATCTATGGTCCTCCGAATGCGGGTAAAACTACACTTGCCAACCGCATTTTAAGAGACTGGACTGGAGACGCTATGGGTCCAGTGTCACATATAGAACACGAAACCCGAAGTGCAAGACGTAGAGAAGGAGTTACAATAAAAACAAACGGGCATTCGATAGGTCTTGATGTAATTGATACACCGGGTCTTGCTACAAAAATCGATTTCCACAACTTTATGGATTATGAAATGGAAGAAGATGAAGCAAAAAGAAGGGCTAAAGAAGCAACAGAAGGCGTTATTGAAGCTGTGAAATGGCTGGATGATCTGGATGGCATTATCCTTGTTATGGATGCAACACAGGACCCTTTTACACAGGTAAATGTTACTGTTGTTGGTAATATGGAAGCCCGCAAGTTGCCATTGTTAATAGTATCAAATAAAGTCGATATGCCAGAAGCCTCACCAAATACCATAATGAATGCTTTCCCCCAGCACCCTATGGTATCAATAT is part of the Methanohalobium evestigatum Z-7303 genome and encodes:
- a CDS encoding ABC transporter permease — translated: MPEIKSRLNGLGQTNPMLVIFFLSLSILLFFVFITLSNMILQQIVTDFSGLIEAVRDSSVLEAIFLSLYSGFLATLLSFILGVPTAYLLARKDFAGKRIIESILDIPVVVPHTVAGIALLTIFGANGLIGDPLESIVRFRDAMAGTVVAMLFVSAPYLTNSAREGFQSVDPRLENAARSLGAPLWKAFLFVTFPLASRHLLTGSIMCWARAISEFGAVIMLAYYPMVGPTLIYERFTSMGLSESRPIAVLLILVTLTIFVILRMISSGWRRYDRD
- the wtpA gene encoding tungstate ABC transporter substrate-binding protein WtpA, which translates into the protein MKYSNILKIIGIIAMILVIFAGIGCMSDTGESTTQDNQGTESQQQGDVVLNVFHAGSLTIPFKELEQMYEKRHPNVDVRREAGGSVATVRKITEVGKQADVVGVADYSLIPNMMMNEYTDCYSAFAKNQMVIAYTEDSKYSDEINNDNWYDILRRSDVTFGFSNPNDDPCGYRSQMTTQLAEIYYNDSQIYDDLMASNTAMDTTSSNGTYTVNVPNSENINPNSDKIMMRSMETELSSALEMGEIDYFYIYRSVAVQHGFEFVELPSEIDLSSVKHEDMYSKVKVERGNGDISKGKPIVYGVTIPDTVNQKEHAVGFIKLLHSEDGQQVLENNGQPPIVPASTNTINKVPEELMEYF
- a CDS encoding phosphate uptake regulator PhoU is translated as MESRKVQQTGGSTYIISLPKKWAEKVRIKSGSQVFLQQHPDGTLVIDPVSESSPVQKKERDITGKMGEVLTRDIIAAYLAGFDIIELKSKRILAEQKNVIRDVCYKLIGPEIIEETSKSVIIQDLLNPNEVSIKKSVKRMFLISNSMHKDAIRALKTKDSDLAMDVIHRDDEVDRLFLLISKQFRAVLRGAQLPDTAETSIDEYHDFRMTASPLERIADHARKIAKVAYNMDFSITQDSMDLIENASDTSRKIVENSINALYDSNVELANQVIDQGDQMREQVTKINETLLKLDSHEAIVALGTVADSIDRIGDYGANIAEISINSAMSNALKEQD
- a CDS encoding Era-like GTP-binding protein; translation: MSPIKLFKNNFRDFFKKLFKKKKNARIGIYGPPNAGKTTLANRILRDWTGDAMGPVSHIEHETRSARRREGVTIKTNGHSIGLDVIDTPGLATKIDFHNFMDYEMEEDEAKRRAKEATEGVIEAVKWLDDLDGIILVMDATQDPFTQVNVTVVGNMEARKLPLLIVSNKVDMPEASPNTIMNAFPQHPMVSISALEGNNIDTLYQEIAKTFG